One Colias croceus chromosome 28, ilColCroc2.1 DNA window includes the following coding sequences:
- the LOC123703918 gene encoding uncharacterized protein LOC123703918 isoform X1 — MSSNKKNNKADFVAIYRLEFYKNKRNWKLGARGNTIETKTVQSTLNATYDVEEGSSLHLNDAFIDTASDADQTSKSKPESLKRNLSQQWLESINIWPSTTQKQKTNDSNDILQKLLSRDREVDVKLDRNLCLNCPGLEKEINDRVVELQSEYLPKRAEIRPRSINTNTTKSALSKDDARTIAELQAQYYGLEHAWPPEFNPAIPPPPLQLPEITEPDWPQQWINDNPADDVDVVDGADHRFLSSGFLSLQREFNLVEERMSSLSVDSFSEFSRGADLAPHASEIELADLHEELDANGVARMSSAQLAGAVQAHARRLALLLWESGERRKLRHSHSQHERMSVDSFPTHDMGPYRHDTTEFIAGSFPTGPRGRVVIEGGRPVRLHGDFV, encoded by the exons ATGtcttccaataaaaaaaataataaagctgaTTTTGTAGCAATATACAGgctggaattttataaaaataagaggAATTGGAAATTAGGTGCAAGAGGAAATACAATAGAAACGAAAACTGTACA AAGTACTCTCAATGCAACCTATGATGTGGAGGAAGGGTCATCATTACACCTCAATGATGCATTTATTGATACTGCCTCAG ACGCAGACCAAACTTCAAAATCTAAACCGGAGTCACTAAAACGCAACCTCTCACAGCAATGGCTGGAAAGCATTAACATATGGCCATCGACTACACAGAAACAGAAGACAAATGATTCTAATGATATCCTACAGAAGTTATTATCTAGAGATAGGGAAGTGGATGTTAAATTGGATCGTAatctgtgtttaaattgtcCGGGATTGGAGAAGGAAATTAACGATAGGGTTGTGGAATTGCAATCTGAATACTTGCCGAAGCGAG CGGAAATCCGTCCCAGAAGCATAAACACGAACACAACAAAGAGTGCTCTAAGTAAAGACGACGCGAGGACGATCGCAGAGTTGCAAGCGCAGTACTACGGGCTGGAACACGCTTGGCCGCCGGAGTTTAATCCAG CAATCCCGCCCCCACCACTGCAGCTGCCAGAAATAACTGAACCTGACTGGCCTCAACAGTGGATCAATGATAATCCTGCTGATGATG TGGACGTGGTGGATGGAGCTGATCACAGGTTTTTGTCGTCTGGATTTTTGAGTTTGCAGCGCGAATTCAATTTAGTGGAG GAGCGCATGTCATCTTTGTCAGTGGACAGCTTTAGTGAGTTCAGTCGTGGAGCTGATCTCGCGCCGCACGCGTCTGAAATAGAATTGGCGGACT TGCACGAGGAGCTAGACGCGAACGGCGTGGCTCGCATGTCGTCGGCGCAGCTCGCGGGCGCGGTGCAGGCGCACGCGCGCCGCCTCGCGCTGCTGCTGTGGGAGAGCGGGGAGCGCCGG AAATTACGCCACTCTCACAGCCAGCACGAGCGCATGAGCGTCGACTCGTTTCCGACGCACGATATGGGACCGTACCGACACGATACGACCGAATTTATCGCAGGCTCCTTCCCCACGGGGCCACGGGGGAGGGTGGTAATAGAGGGAGGGAGACCGGTTAGGTTGCATGGggattttgtttaa
- the LOC123703918 gene encoding uncharacterized protein LOC123703918 isoform X2, giving the protein MSSNKKNNKADFVAIYRLEFYKNKRNWKLGARGNTIETKTVQSTLNATYDVEEGSSLHLNDAFIDTASDADQTSKSKPESLKRNLSQQWLESINIWPSTTQKQKTNDSNDILQKLLSRDREVDVKLDRNLCLNCPGLEKEINDRVVELQSEYLPKRAEIRPRSINTNTTKSALSKDDARTIAELQAQYYGLEHAWPPEFNPVDVVDGADHRFLSSGFLSLQREFNLVEERMSSLSVDSFSEFSRGADLAPHASEIELADLHEELDANGVARMSSAQLAGAVQAHARRLALLLWESGERRKLRHSHSQHERMSVDSFPTHDMGPYRHDTTEFIAGSFPTGPRGRVVIEGGRPVRLHGDFV; this is encoded by the exons ATGtcttccaataaaaaaaataataaagctgaTTTTGTAGCAATATACAGgctggaattttataaaaataagaggAATTGGAAATTAGGTGCAAGAGGAAATACAATAGAAACGAAAACTGTACA AAGTACTCTCAATGCAACCTATGATGTGGAGGAAGGGTCATCATTACACCTCAATGATGCATTTATTGATACTGCCTCAG ACGCAGACCAAACTTCAAAATCTAAACCGGAGTCACTAAAACGCAACCTCTCACAGCAATGGCTGGAAAGCATTAACATATGGCCATCGACTACACAGAAACAGAAGACAAATGATTCTAATGATATCCTACAGAAGTTATTATCTAGAGATAGGGAAGTGGATGTTAAATTGGATCGTAatctgtgtttaaattgtcCGGGATTGGAGAAGGAAATTAACGATAGGGTTGTGGAATTGCAATCTGAATACTTGCCGAAGCGAG CGGAAATCCGTCCCAGAAGCATAAACACGAACACAACAAAGAGTGCTCTAAGTAAAGACGACGCGAGGACGATCGCAGAGTTGCAAGCGCAGTACTACGGGCTGGAACACGCTTGGCCGCCGGAGTTTAATCCAG TGGACGTGGTGGATGGAGCTGATCACAGGTTTTTGTCGTCTGGATTTTTGAGTTTGCAGCGCGAATTCAATTTAGTGGAG GAGCGCATGTCATCTTTGTCAGTGGACAGCTTTAGTGAGTTCAGTCGTGGAGCTGATCTCGCGCCGCACGCGTCTGAAATAGAATTGGCGGACT TGCACGAGGAGCTAGACGCGAACGGCGTGGCTCGCATGTCGTCGGCGCAGCTCGCGGGCGCGGTGCAGGCGCACGCGCGCCGCCTCGCGCTGCTGCTGTGGGAGAGCGGGGAGCGCCGG AAATTACGCCACTCTCACAGCCAGCACGAGCGCATGAGCGTCGACTCGTTTCCGACGCACGATATGGGACCGTACCGACACGATACGACCGAATTTATCGCAGGCTCCTTCCCCACGGGGCCACGGGGGAGGGTGGTAATAGAGGGAGGGAGACCGGTTAGGTTGCATGGggattttgtttaa